Proteins encoded in a region of the Mucilaginibacter sabulilitoris genome:
- a CDS encoding SusC/RagA family TonB-linked outer membrane protein, which produces MRLKLLHKLKKLKRLFNKSLVVGLLGIAALPCGIAHANTSAVKHPYKKNAFDITVTGRVLDDTNQPLPGVNVSISGTAVSTVTDVGGRYKLTVPDAYAGRNLTFSFIGFVKQEVAIAGKSEINISLKPENTSLNEVIVVGYGTQKKINLTGAVGTISSKSIENKPVLNTYQALQGESPNLIIQQSTLDPGSDVTVNIRGVGTLGDNTPLVVIDGIIGGSLNTLNPNDIESVSILKDAGSAAIYGSRAANGVILVTTKAGKFNSKQTVSYTGNFGLQDANVLVHKVDAWDNAYYKNQSLVNSGLPPAYTPDQIAALKEQGNGTWDIEHLLKKAPQQSHNVNITGGGENNSYYISAGYQNQGSNLIGNGGEGADFGYQKYNLRLNQTSIIGKLRTNIILNYTKTRNKTNSVGDNNIFADANRVPHNYNWQDADGNYLTNPIASQYNEYGVLEKGGYNQADNDEIFAAFNGQLSITKDLKLTGEFGGTIQNNGTFFRRTQVDYLPAGVYGNDLTVLDGNSKSLLLNTKVYAEYSKKISDHYFKIQAGVSSENTSQRGFQLQKTLTDPYLGTPTTGTIVDTQNSNNSIAVNAYSLLSVIGRLNYAYKDKYLFEALFRDDASSRFAAGNRASFFPSASAGWIVSKESFMQNIQKTLSLLKVRASYGIVGNQNVGNYQYQTTYFNYANAYGFGNNIVGGAGTFISNHDLTWEKSAKLNIGLDAGLFEDKLTATFDYFRSTTSDILAPRADVPYIFGAASPDFNVAKVRNSGWETSLTYNLRGKNVTQSFSVNVADNQNKLLKLTGSATENIYNQDVFQLIRKVGAPITQYYGYETNGFFQNQQDIDNSPKIAGNSVQPGDLKFKDRNKDGIIDEKDKTILGNPFPRYTFGFTYRIAYKGFDLSLFIQGVGKRDAFLRGELVEPFHYGYGATVYEHQTDIWSPTNPDARYPILANIGSASNTNNWRTGSDLYKYNAAYARLKNVNIGYNFGTGVTQKLGIQRLRVSLIGQNLATLSKLKFIDPETSEFGNNLNPGSASNSARQYPLPIFYGAGLDITF; this is translated from the coding sequence GCCTACGCAGGCAGAAACCTTACCTTCTCGTTCATCGGTTTTGTAAAACAGGAAGTTGCCATCGCCGGAAAAAGCGAAATAAATATTAGTCTGAAGCCCGAAAACACCAGCCTCAACGAAGTGATCGTCGTGGGTTACGGAACCCAAAAGAAAATTAACCTTACCGGCGCTGTGGGTACCATCAGTTCAAAAAGTATCGAAAACAAGCCGGTATTAAATACCTATCAAGCACTGCAGGGCGAATCGCCAAACTTAATTATACAGCAAAGCACCTTAGATCCAGGCAGCGATGTTACCGTAAATATCCGCGGTGTAGGTACCCTGGGCGATAACACGCCGCTGGTAGTTATTGATGGTATAATTGGCGGTAGTTTAAACACCCTTAACCCCAATGATATCGAAAGCGTATCCATTTTAAAAGATGCCGGTTCGGCAGCTATTTATGGTTCGCGTGCTGCCAATGGGGTTATTTTGGTAACCACCAAAGCGGGTAAATTCAATTCAAAGCAAACTGTTTCTTACACCGGTAATTTTGGCTTACAAGATGCAAATGTACTGGTACATAAAGTAGATGCCTGGGACAATGCCTATTACAAGAACCAGTCGCTGGTAAACTCGGGTTTACCACCGGCTTACACGCCAGACCAGATCGCCGCTTTAAAAGAGCAGGGTAACGGTACCTGGGATATAGAGCACCTGTTAAAGAAAGCGCCCCAGCAATCGCACAACGTAAACATCACCGGTGGTGGCGAGAACAACTCGTACTATATATCTGCCGGTTATCAGAACCAGGGAAGCAACCTGATAGGTAACGGAGGTGAAGGTGCCGATTTTGGTTATCAAAAGTATAATCTGCGGTTAAACCAAACATCAATAATAGGCAAATTAAGGACAAACATCATCCTGAATTACACCAAAACGCGTAATAAAACAAACAGCGTTGGCGATAATAACATTTTTGCTGATGCCAACCGCGTACCGCATAACTACAACTGGCAGGATGCTGACGGCAATTATTTAACCAACCCCATAGCTTCACAATACAACGAGTATGGTGTATTAGAAAAAGGTGGTTACAACCAGGCAGATAATGATGAAATATTTGCTGCCTTTAACGGCCAGTTAAGCATTACCAAAGATCTGAAACTAACCGGTGAATTTGGCGGTACTATTCAAAATAACGGCACCTTTTTTAGACGTACACAGGTTGATTATTTACCTGCGGGGGTTTATGGTAACGACCTTACCGTTTTAGATGGCAACAGCAAATCGTTATTGTTAAACACAAAAGTTTACGCCGAGTACAGCAAAAAGATCTCGGATCATTATTTTAAAATACAGGCAGGCGTATCAAGTGAAAACACCAGCCAGCGTGGTTTTCAGTTACAGAAAACACTAACAGATCCATACCTGGGCACGCCTACCACGGGTACTATCGTGGACACCCAAAATTCAAATAACAGTATCGCGGTAAACGCCTACAGTTTGCTTTCGGTAATCGGCAGGCTAAATTACGCTTACAAGGATAAATATCTTTTTGAAGCCTTGTTCCGTGACGATGCTTCATCAAGGTTCGCGGCGGGTAACAGGGCAAGTTTCTTCCCATCGGCAAGCGCGGGCTGGATCGTATCGAAGGAATCGTTTATGCAAAATATCCAAAAAACGCTGAGCTTGCTTAAAGTAAGAGCGTCGTATGGTATTGTTGGTAACCAAAATGTGGGTAACTATCAATACCAAACCACTTATTTTAATTACGCCAATGCCTACGGTTTTGGTAATAACATAGTTGGCGGCGCTGGTACTTTTATATCAAACCACGACCTTACCTGGGAGAAATCAGCAAAACTGAATATCGGTTTAGACGCCGGTTTATTCGAGGATAAGCTAACCGCAACGTTTGATTATTTCAGGTCTACGACCAGCGATATCCTGGCACCAAGGGCTGACGTACCTTATATATTCGGCGCGGCATCTCCCGATTTTAACGTTGCCAAGGTTAGGAATAGCGGCTGGGAAACATCTTTAACCTATAACCTTAGGGGTAAAAATGTTACGCAAAGTTTCAGTGTAAACGTAGCTGATAACCAAAATAAATTGTTAAAGTTAACCGGCTCTGCAACCGAAAACATTTACAACCAGGATGTATTTCAATTGATCAGGAAAGTTGGTGCTCCGATAACCCAATATTACGGTTACGAAACCAATGGTTTTTTCCAAAATCAGCAGGATATAGATAACTCGCCTAAAATAGCCGGCAACAGTGTACAACCGGGTGACCTGAAGTTTAAAGACCGGAATAAAGATGGTATCATCGACGAAAAAGATAAAACCATTTTAGGCAATCCGTTCCCGCGTTATACATTTGGTTTTACCTACCGCATAGCCTACAAAGGTTTCGACCTTTCGTTATTCATCCAGGGTGTGGGCAAACGCGATGCATTCCTGAGGGGAGAGCTTGTTGAGCCATTCCACTACGGTTACGGAGCAACGGTGTATGAGCACCAAACGGATATCTGGTCGCCAACCAACCCTGATGCAAGGTACCCGATATTGGCCAACATAGGCTCGGCATCAAACACAAACAACTGGCGCACCGGGTCTGACCTTTATAAGTACAATGCTGCTTACGCAAGGTTAAAGAATGTTAACATCGGCTACAATTTTGGCACGGGCGTTACCCAAAAACTCGGCATCCAAAGGTTAAGGGTGTCCCTCATAGGGCAAAACCTGGCAACATTAAGTAAGCTGAAATTCATCGATCCGGAAACATCTGAGTTTGGTAACAACCTTAACCCAGGATCCGCTTCGAACAGCGCAAGGCAATATCCGCTGCCAATATTTTACGGTGCCGGATTGGACATAACATTCTAA